One genomic segment of [Pasteurella] aerogenes includes these proteins:
- a CDS encoding membrane protein: MLYLYRGQSLLALMVSLALSSFLLLVIISFYSNSQQQNHRLFLQLRLQNELQRTLQLIGKDLRRAGFRALAEKLTQTNVHLFEQDPQGKSLVITHADQEAEQSCVLFFYDLDATGCIGSTYKSGSCITDGHNTAKTIERELFGYRLSKGMIETRSTYKSAVDESCTQAQCQSYLHQPACNSGGWTDLLDANDIQITQFSLNWLIENSLLEVKLQGKLKRYTQIHYATSLVVPLLNQESPSHLAKEY, translated from the coding sequence ATGCTTTATCTTTATCGTGGGCAGAGTTTGCTGGCGCTTATGGTGTCATTAGCGTTGTCGTCCTTTTTATTGCTGGTAATTATCTCGTTTTACAGCAACAGCCAGCAGCAAAATCATCGCCTTTTCCTACAATTAAGGTTACAAAATGAATTACAACGCACCTTGCAATTGATTGGCAAAGATTTGCGGCGCGCCGGATTTCGTGCTTTAGCAGAAAAACTGACGCAAACAAATGTGCATCTCTTTGAACAAGATCCGCAAGGAAAAAGCCTCGTGATTACGCACGCGGATCAAGAAGCTGAACAAAGTTGCGTGTTATTTTTTTATGATTTGGATGCCACAGGTTGTATCGGCTCAACTTACAAATCCGGCAGTTGCATTACTGATGGACACAATACCGCCAAAACGATTGAACGCGAGCTGTTTGGTTATCGTTTGAGTAAAGGGATGATTGAAACCCGCTCGACTTATAAAAGCGCGGTGGATGAGTCTTGTACGCAGGCTCAATGCCAAAGTTATTTACACCAACCAGCCTGTAATAGTGGCGGCTGGACAGATTTATTGGATGCCAATGATATTCAAATTACCCAATTTTCGCTCAATTGGTTAATTGAAAATAGCTTATTGGAAGTTAAGCTACAAGGTAAATTAAAGCGCTATACACAAATTCATTATGCTACCTCGCTTGTTGTTCCTTTGCTCAATCAAGAATCGCCATCCCATCTGGCTAAGGAGTATTAA
- a CDS encoding prepilin-type cleavage/methylation family protein, whose translation MWKGITLLEGLITLLIISMLTLLSLPAWQQANARLILNKEQQKLYLFLRQIQSRVENSNEIWLLLASRNLEEKRWCLTAQIKSEQLCDCLYPTACQNVFAHFYYPYYQDQTMLSTKSYYPKEMTRLNGIRNTFSTACFVLQADSIRTVFSFFNVGSLKLKGYQSSSACISGV comes from the coding sequence ATGTGGAAAGGTATCACCCTGCTAGAGGGATTAATTACGCTGTTAATTATCAGTATGCTTACATTATTATCGTTACCCGCCTGGCAACAAGCCAATGCGCGCTTAATCCTCAATAAAGAACAACAAAAACTCTATCTTTTCTTACGACAAATTCAATCCAGAGTGGAAAATTCTAATGAAATTTGGCTATTACTCGCAAGTCGAAATCTAGAGGAAAAACGTTGGTGTTTGACCGCGCAAATCAAAAGTGAACAACTTTGCGATTGTTTATATCCGACCGCTTGCCAGAATGTATTTGCTCATTTCTATTATCCTTATTATCAAGATCAAACCATGCTCAGTACCAAATCCTACTACCCGAAAGAAATGACTCGTTTAAATGGTATTCGCAACACCTTTTCGACCGCTTGTTTTGTATTACAAGCCGACAGTATTCGCACCGTCTTTTCCTTTTTTAATGTAGGTAGCCTGAAATTAAAAGGCTATCAGTCTTCAAGTGCTTGTATTAGCGGAGTGTAA
- the pal gene encoding outer membrane protein P6 translates to MKNFAKLLVVAGSVAVLAACGSNKTEDSSANANAANGQTFGAAGYSVQDLQQRYNTVYFGFDKFNIEGEYEQILDAHAAYLNATPASKVVVEGNTDERGTPEYNIALGQRRADAVKNFLSAKGVQAGQVSTVSYGEEKPAELGHDEAAYSKNRRAVLAY, encoded by the coding sequence ATGAAAAACTTTGCTAAATTATTAGTAGTAGCAGGCTCTGTAGCAGTATTAGCAGCTTGTGGTTCAAACAAAACTGAAGATAGCTCTGCAAACGCAAATGCAGCGAACGGTCAAACATTTGGCGCAGCAGGCTATTCTGTTCAAGATTTACAACAACGTTACAACACTGTGTATTTCGGTTTCGATAAATTCAACATCGAAGGCGAATATGAGCAAATCTTAGATGCTCACGCAGCATACTTAAACGCAACTCCGGCTTCAAAAGTTGTTGTTGAAGGTAACACTGACGAACGTGGTACTCCAGAGTACAACATCGCTTTAGGTCAACGTCGTGCGGATGCAGTTAAAAACTTCTTATCAGCTAAAGGTGTTCAAGCTGGTCAAGTTTCAACTGTTTCTTACGGTGAAGAAAAACCAGCTGAGTTAGGTCACGATGAAGCTGCATATTCTAAAAACCGTCGTGCGGTGTTAGCATACTAA
- the tolB gene encoding protein TolB: MKLIIRMTSFISMLFVLLTQTALADDEVRIVIDEGVDSARPIAVVPFKWNGPGSAPADVADIVAADLRNSGKFNPIAVDRMPQQPTSAAEVTPDAWSSLGVDAIVVGQVTPSGSGYNIAYQLVDTIGASGGAGAVLSQNQYTVTPKWVRYGAHTVSDEVFEKLTAIRGAFRTRIAYVVQKNGGSQPYEVRVADYDGHNQFIVARSSQPLMSPAWSADGKKLAYVSFENKKSQLVVHDLGSGSRKVVASFPGHNGAPAFSPDGSRLAFANSKDGVLNIYVMNLGSGQISQLTSGAGNNTEPSWSPDGRSIVFTSDRSGSPQVYQMSASGGGASLVSSGGSSYSGQISADGSTLIMIAGDHIMKKDLASGSTEMLSSTFLDESPSISPNGIMIIYSSTQGLGKVLQLVSADGRFKARLPGSDGQVKFPAWSPYLSKN, from the coding sequence ATGAAATTAATTATTCGCATGACTAGTTTCATCTCCATGTTGTTTGTGTTGTTGACGCAAACTGCATTGGCAGATGATGAAGTTCGCATCGTTATTGACGAAGGTGTTGATAGCGCACGTCCAATCGCGGTCGTTCCATTTAAATGGAATGGTCCGGGTTCTGCGCCGGCAGATGTAGCTGATATTGTGGCGGCAGACTTACGCAATAGCGGTAAATTCAATCCGATTGCAGTCGATCGTATGCCACAACAACCCACTTCTGCAGCCGAAGTAACACCGGATGCGTGGTCTTCTTTGGGAGTTGATGCGATCGTGGTTGGACAAGTAACGCCGTCTGGTAGCGGTTATAATATTGCCTACCAATTAGTGGATACGATTGGCGCTTCTGGTGGTGCTGGTGCAGTGTTAAGTCAAAACCAATATACCGTAACGCCAAAATGGGTTCGTTATGGTGCGCATACCGTGAGTGACGAAGTATTTGAAAAATTGACTGCGATCCGTGGTGCATTTAGAACACGTATTGCTTATGTGGTGCAAAAAAATGGTGGTTCGCAACCTTATGAAGTACGTGTTGCTGACTATGATGGTCACAATCAATTTATCGTGGCACGTAGTTCTCAACCGTTAATGTCTCCGGCTTGGTCAGCAGATGGTAAAAAATTAGCCTACGTTTCCTTTGAGAATAAAAAATCGCAATTAGTGGTACATGATTTAGGTTCCGGTTCTCGTAAAGTGGTTGCTTCATTCCCGGGACACAACGGGGCGCCGGCATTCTCTCCAGACGGTTCGAGATTGGCATTTGCTAACTCTAAAGACGGTGTGTTAAATATTTATGTGATGAATTTAGGTAGTGGACAGATATCACAACTGACCAGTGGCGCCGGTAATAATACAGAGCCGAGCTGGTCACCGGATGGTCGTTCTATTGTGTTCACATCTGATAGAAGCGGTTCACCGCAAGTTTATCAAATGAGCGCATCAGGTGGTGGTGCTTCATTAGTAAGCTCCGGCGGTAGTAGTTATAGTGGGCAAATTTCTGCCGATGGTAGTACATTAATCATGATTGCAGGCGATCATATTATGAAAAAAGATTTAGCTTCAGGCTCAACTGAGATGCTAAGTTCGACTTTCCTTGATGAAAGTCCGAGTATTTCGCCAAATGGAATTATGATTATTTATAGCTCTACACAAGGCTTAGGAAAGGTGCTACAATTGGTTTCTGCGGACGGTCGATTTAAAGCCCGTCTCCCAGGAAGTGATGGACAAGTTAAATTTCCAGCTTGGTCACCATATTTGAGTAAAAACTAG
- the tolA gene encoding protein TolA has translation MQNNRQKKGVDAFLISIIMHIILFALLILSSLYQSVEIMGGGEGDGDVLGAVMVDTGSAAQEWGRLQQQKKGQTDKPKKVEPVPEPVEEPQPDQAQLEEQRQQALERQQAIERQKQLEKQKEQERQQKIAEQQKKQQEEKARQEALEKQKQAEEAKAKQAAEAAKLKADAEAKRLAAAAKQAEEEAKAKAAEAAKQAKAKAEAEAKAKAEAKEKAEAEAKAKAEAKEKAAAEAKAKAEAKAKADAEAKAKAEAKAKADAEAKAKAEAKAKADAKAKADAAAKRKAEQAALDDFLNGGDIGGGSASKGGNANKQGSQGSGAGLGAGDGGKVGDQYAGVIKKEIQRRFLKDPSFAGKVCRIRIQLDRDGTISGYQKVSGPDDICTAALSAVARTKKVPAAPSDAVYNKYKSPIIDFDIR, from the coding sequence GTGCAGAATAATCGACAAAAAAAAGGTGTAGATGCATTTCTGATTTCGATCATCATGCATATTATCTTGTTTGCTTTGTTGATATTAAGTTCTCTCTATCAAAGTGTTGAAATTATGGGAGGCGGAGAAGGTGACGGTGACGTGTTGGGGGCTGTGATGGTGGATACCGGATCAGCGGCACAAGAATGGGGACGTTTGCAACAACAGAAAAAAGGGCAAACGGATAAACCGAAAAAAGTGGAACCCGTACCTGAACCGGTAGAAGAACCGCAACCTGATCAAGCGCAATTGGAAGAACAACGCCAACAAGCATTAGAGCGTCAACAGGCGATAGAGCGACAAAAACAATTAGAAAAACAAAAAGAACAAGAGCGCCAACAAAAAATTGCTGAACAACAGAAAAAACAGCAAGAAGAAAAAGCCAGACAAGAAGCCTTAGAGAAACAAAAACAAGCGGAAGAAGCCAAAGCTAAACAAGCAGCGGAAGCCGCGAAATTGAAAGCGGATGCGGAAGCAAAACGTTTAGCTGCAGCGGCAAAACAGGCGGAAGAAGAAGCGAAAGCAAAAGCGGCGGAAGCAGCAAAACAAGCGAAGGCGAAAGCAGAGGCTGAAGCAAAAGCCAAAGCGGAAGCGAAGGAAAAGGCAGAAGCTGAGGCTAAAGCTAAAGCGGAAGCGAAGGAAAAAGCGGCAGCAGAAGCGAAAGCCAAAGCCGAAGCGAAGGCGAAAGCCGATGCTGAAGCAAAAGCTAAGGCAGAAGCCAAAGCAAAAGCGGACGCAGAGGCAAAGGCTAAAGCCGAAGCTAAGGCAAAAGCGGATGCGAAAGCGAAGGCAGATGCCGCAGCAAAACGTAAAGCAGAACAGGCTGCATTAGATGACTTCTTAAATGGCGGCGATATTGGTGGCGGTAGCGCTTCCAAAGGTGGCAATGCGAATAAGCAAGGTAGTCAAGGTAGCGGAGCCGGATTGGGTGCCGGAGATGGTGGCAAAGTTGGCGATCAATATGCCGGCGTGATCAAGAAAGAAATTCAACGTCGTTTCTTGAAAGATCCAAGTTTTGCAGGTAAAGTTTGTCGTATTAGAATTCAATTGGATCGAGACGGAACGATTTCAGGTTATCAGAAAGTTTCCGGTCCAGATGATATTTGTACAGCGGCATTAAGTGCGGTCGCGAGAACGAAAAAAGTTCCAGCAGCGCCTTCAGATGCGGTTTATAATAAGTATAAATCACCAATTATTGATTTTGATATTCGATAA
- the tolR gene encoding protein TolR: MSYRRKRRDIKSEINIIPFLDVLLVLLLIFMATAPIISQSVQVELPDAVDSQNVSNEDKVPVILEVSGIGQYALSIGGERTEGLTEEMVTAMSKQEFEKDNNTMFLVGGAKDVPYEEVIKALNLLHLAGIKSVGLMTNPI; the protein is encoded by the coding sequence ATGTCTTATCGTCGTAAACGTCGTGATATTAAATCAGAGATTAATATTATTCCTTTTTTAGATGTATTGTTGGTGTTGTTGTTGATTTTTATGGCAACAGCGCCGATTATCAGCCAAAGTGTTCAGGTGGAATTGCCGGATGCGGTAGATAGTCAAAATGTATCTAATGAAGATAAAGTACCGGTGATTTTAGAAGTTTCCGGAATTGGACAATATGCGCTTTCTATTGGTGGAGAGCGTACGGAAGGGTTAACCGAAGAAATGGTAACTGCCATGTCCAAACAAGAATTTGAAAAAGATAATAATACCATGTTTTTAGTCGGAGGAGCTAAAGATGTTCCTTACGAAGAAGTGATTAAGGCATTGAATTTATTACATCTTGCGGGTATTAAATCTGTTGGATTGATGACTAACCCAATTTAA
- the tolQ gene encoding protein TolQ, which yields MTTELNFLELFLKASIVVQIVILILISFSIISWAIIIQRSRILTRALKESSTFEDRFWSGEDLNKLYEGLDNRRDTLTGSEQIFFVGFKEFSRLKQANPEAPEAIIQGTSRAMNLAMNREIEDLETRVPFLATVASISPYIGLFGTVWGIMHAFMALSGAKQATLQMVAPGIAEALIATAIGLFAAIPAVMAYNRLSLRVNKLEQNYGNFIDEFTTILHRQAFGKSQQN from the coding sequence ATGACCACTGAATTGAACTTTTTGGAATTATTTCTGAAAGCCAGTATTGTTGTTCAAATTGTAATCTTAATTTTGATCTCGTTCTCGATTATTTCGTGGGCAATCATTATTCAGCGTAGTCGTATTTTAACCAGAGCGTTAAAAGAATCTTCCACGTTTGAAGACCGTTTCTGGTCTGGCGAAGATCTCAATAAATTATATGAAGGATTAGATAATCGCCGCGATACCTTAACTGGCAGCGAACAAATTTTCTTTGTCGGTTTTAAAGAATTTTCCCGTCTTAAACAAGCTAATCCAGAAGCGCCGGAAGCGATTATTCAAGGAACATCACGTGCCATGAATTTGGCAATGAACCGTGAAATTGAGGATTTAGAAACACGTGTTCCGTTTTTAGCAACCGTCGCGTCAATTAGCCCATATATTGGTTTATTTGGTACCGTATGGGGAATTATGCACGCCTTTATGGCATTAAGTGGTGCGAAACAAGCAACCTTGCAAATGGTAGCGCCGGGGATCGCAGAGGCTTTGATTGCGACTGCCATCGGTTTGTTTGCGGCAATTCCTGCTGTGATGGCGTATAACCGTTTAAGTTTACGCGTTAATAAATTAGAGCAAAACTACGGTAACTTTATTGATGAATTTACTACGATTTTACATCGTCAAGCATTTGGTAAATCACAACAAAACTAA
- the ybgC gene encoding thioesterase superfamily protein: protein MNIFTYPIRVYYEDTDAGGVVYHARYLHFFERARTEYLRQLGFSQQILLAEMQLAFVVKTMEIDYCYPARLDDLLLVETLVEEVKGATIRFVQTLKRNETILCKSAVKVACVDLGKMKPVAIPAGIKAEFQIK, encoded by the coding sequence ATGAATATCTTTACATATCCTATTCGAGTATATTATGAAGACACTGATGCCGGCGGTGTTGTTTATCACGCTCGTTATTTGCATTTTTTTGAACGAGCAAGAACGGAATATTTACGTCAGTTGGGCTTTTCGCAACAAATATTGTTAGCGGAAATGCAACTGGCGTTTGTGGTCAAAACCATGGAAATAGATTATTGCTATCCGGCACGATTAGATGATTTATTGCTTGTAGAAACCCTTGTCGAAGAAGTTAAAGGGGCGACAATTCGGTTTGTGCAAACTTTAAAGCGAAATGAAACGATTTTATGCAAGAGCGCAGTAAAAGTGGCTTGTGTGGATCTAGGTAAAATGAAGCCGGTAGCAATTCCCGCAGGAATTAAAGCGGAATTTCAAATAAAATAA
- a CDS encoding Membrane bound YbgT-like protein, with protein sequence MFYVLWVVGVLFAIMLSVVITIGIEKTGKFDE encoded by the coding sequence ATGTTTTATGTATTATGGGTAGTGGGTGTTTTGTTCGCCATCATGTTAAGTGTCGTAATTACTATCGGGATTGAAAAAACCGGTAAATTTGACGAGTAA
- the cydB gene encoding putative cytochrome oxidase subunit 2, whose amino-acid sequence MIDYEFLRFVWWILVGVLLIGFAVTDGFDMGVLNLLPFAGKKEVEKRIMINSIAPHWDGNQVWLLTAGGAMFAAWPIVYATSFSGFYIAMILVLAALFFRPVGFEYRAKIDNPTWRKAWDWGLFIGGFVPSLVFGVAFGNLLQGVPFEFNELMQVTYTGSFFELLNPFALLCGLISLSMLTTQGGAWLQMKTTADLRDRARVITQVGAFVTLVTFVLAGVWLYFKDGFVVTSVIDHSAPTSPLGKEVAIQAGAWFNNYKEMPILWIFPALAVVGALLNILASKANRNGFAFFFSSLTMAGIILTCGIAMFPFVMPSITHPEMSLLMWDSTSSQWTLTLMLGFALVFVVILLAYTIWSYAKMFGRLDSEFIEENKNSLY is encoded by the coding sequence ATGATTGATTATGAATTTCTACGTTTTGTTTGGTGGATCTTAGTCGGTGTATTGCTTATTGGGTTTGCAGTAACTGATGGATTTGATATGGGCGTTTTAAACTTATTACCGTTTGCCGGTAAAAAAGAAGTAGAAAAACGTATTATGATCAACTCAATTGCACCACATTGGGATGGTAACCAAGTTTGGTTATTAACCGCCGGCGGTGCGATGTTTGCTGCATGGCCGATTGTTTATGCCACCTCTTTCTCTGGTTTTTACATTGCGATGATCCTTGTACTTGCCGCATTGTTCTTCCGTCCGGTTGGATTTGAATATCGTGCTAAAATTGATAATCCAACATGGCGTAAAGCATGGGACTGGGGGCTATTTATTGGTGGTTTTGTGCCTTCATTAGTGTTTGGTGTTGCTTTTGGTAATTTATTACAAGGCGTACCATTTGAATTTAATGAACTCATGCAAGTGACTTACACCGGTTCATTCTTTGAATTGTTAAATCCATTTGCCTTACTTTGCGGTTTGATTAGCTTATCTATGTTAACAACCCAAGGTGGCGCCTGGTTACAAATGAAAACTACTGCAGATTTACGTGACCGCGCTCGCGTGATCACTCAAGTAGGTGCCTTTGTGACCTTGGTTACCTTTGTATTGGCTGGTGTATGGCTATATTTCAAAGATGGTTTTGTTGTCACTAGTGTCATTGATCACAGCGCACCAACTTCCCCTTTAGGTAAAGAAGTGGCGATTCAAGCAGGCGCATGGTTCAACAACTACAAAGAAATGCCAATATTGTGGATCTTCCCGGCCTTAGCTGTTGTTGGTGCATTGTTGAACATCTTAGCGTCTAAAGCTAACCGTAACGGGTTTGCTTTCTTCTTCTCATCATTGACTATGGCGGGAATTATTCTCACCTGCGGTATCGCCATGTTCCCATTTGTGATGCCATCTATTACGCATCCTGAAATGAGCTTGTTAATGTGGGATTCTACATCAAGTCAATGGACATTGACTCTGATGTTAGGCTTCGCTTTAGTTTTTGTTGTGATCTTATTGGCTTACACTATTTGGTCATATGCAAAAATGTTTGGTCGCCTTGACAGTGAATTTATTGAAGAAAACAAAAACTCATTATACTAG
- the cydA gene encoding putative cytochrome oxidase subunit 1, protein MLDVVELSRLQFALTALYHFLFVPLTLGLSFILVIMETLYVTTGKEVYKDMTKFWGKLFGINFALGVTTGITMEFQFGTNWSYYSHYVGDIFGAPLAIEALLAFFLESTFVGLFFFGWDRLSKGKHLLATYCVAFGSNLSAMWILVANGWMQNPVGSEFNFETMRMEMTSFMELWLNPVAQSKFLHTLSAGYVSGAVFVLGISAYYILKGRDIGFAKRSFSVASVFGTIAVLTVLVMGDESGYEIGQTQPVKLAAMEGEWHTQPAPASWNLAVIPNQAEQKNDFAIQIPYAAGIIVTRSFDKQFTGLVDLQARNEERVRSGITAYGLLQQLKAEKKANGQVSEETKAQFSAVQKDLGFGLLLKRYTDNVVDATEEQIKQAAADTIPNVGPTFWAFRVMMAAGGLILILVLAAAVQNVRKTVGRSPLLLRALLWGIPLPWIAIESGWFLAEYGRQPWAIYDVLPVGVAASNLTTGDLWLSIGLICALYTVFLVIEMYLMFKYGRLGPSALKTGRYYFEQSSK, encoded by the coding sequence ATGTTAGACGTTGTTGAACTCTCTCGATTGCAGTTTGCATTAACTGCGTTATATCACTTTTTGTTTGTGCCATTAACACTAGGATTGTCATTTATCCTAGTCATAATGGAAACACTTTATGTGACCACAGGCAAAGAAGTATATAAAGATATGACAAAATTCTGGGGTAAGTTATTTGGTATTAACTTTGCTCTAGGTGTGACCACTGGTATCACAATGGAATTCCAATTTGGTACTAACTGGTCCTATTATTCTCATTATGTTGGTGACATTTTTGGTGCACCGCTTGCGATTGAAGCATTATTGGCATTTTTCCTTGAGTCAACTTTCGTGGGACTATTCTTCTTTGGATGGGACCGTTTATCTAAAGGTAAACACTTATTAGCAACTTACTGTGTTGCTTTTGGTTCCAATTTGTCAGCTATGTGGATTTTGGTCGCAAATGGTTGGATGCAAAACCCTGTCGGTTCCGAATTCAACTTTGAAACCATGCGTATGGAAATGACCAGCTTTATGGAGCTTTGGTTAAATCCGGTTGCACAAAGTAAATTCTTACATACCTTATCAGCAGGCTATGTATCCGGTGCGGTCTTTGTTTTAGGAATTAGTGCTTACTATATTCTAAAAGGTCGTGATATCGGGTTTGCTAAACGTTCTTTTTCTGTGGCATCTGTGTTTGGTACCATTGCGGTATTGACAGTTTTAGTCATGGGTGATGAATCTGGTTATGAAATTGGTCAAACCCAACCAGTGAAATTAGCAGCAATGGAAGGGGAATGGCATACTCAACCAGCTCCAGCAAGTTGGAATTTAGCAGTTATTCCTAACCAAGCGGAGCAAAAAAATGATTTTGCTATTCAAATCCCTTATGCGGCAGGTATTATTGTCACTCGTTCCTTCGATAAACAATTTACCGGTCTTGTGGATTTGCAAGCACGTAATGAAGAACGTGTTCGTTCCGGTATTACCGCATACGGTTTATTACAACAATTAAAAGCCGAGAAAAAAGCCAATGGTCAAGTAAGCGAAGAAACCAAAGCGCAATTTAGTGCTGTGCAAAAAGATTTAGGCTTCGGTTTGTTATTAAAACGCTATACTGATAATGTCGTTGATGCGACAGAAGAACAAATTAAGCAAGCCGCAGCAGATACCATTCCTAACGTTGGTCCAACATTCTGGGCATTCCGTGTGATGATGGCTGCTGGTGGTTTAATTTTGATCTTAGTATTAGCCGCAGCGGTACAAAATGTACGTAAAACCGTGGGAAGAAGTCCATTATTACTCAGAGCATTATTATGGGGTATTCCACTTCCATGGATTGCGATTGAGAGCGGTTGGTTCTTAGCCGAATACGGACGTCAACCTTGGGCGATTTATGATGTGTTGCCGGTAGGTGTGGCAGCATCTAATTTAACCACAGGTGATCTTTGGTTGTCTATCGGTTTGATTTGCGCACTTTATACCGTATTCCTTGTGATTGAAATGTATTTGATGTTCAAATATGGTCGTTTAGGTCCAAGCGCATTAAAAACCGGCCGTTACTATTTTGAACAATCATCTAAATAA
- the hpt gene encoding hypoxanthine phosphoribosyltransferase yields the protein MKKHSVDILISEQDVRSRIQSLGAEITQFYQHKQIDKLIVVGLLRGSFMFMADLVREIKLPVEIEFMTTASYGSGMTTNHDVKISKDLEGDIRHEHVLIVEDIIDTGYTLQKVREILLLRDPASLAICTLLDKPSRREVEVPVDWVGFTIPDEFVVGYGIDYAQRHRNLGYIGKVILQE from the coding sequence ATGAAAAAACATTCTGTAGATATTTTAATTTCCGAACAAGATGTTCGTTCTCGCATTCAATCTCTTGGCGCGGAAATTACTCAATTTTACCAACACAAACAAATAGATAAATTAATTGTTGTTGGACTTTTGCGCGGTTCTTTTATGTTTATGGCAGATTTGGTTCGCGAGATTAAATTGCCGGTGGAAATTGAATTTATGACGACAGCAAGTTATGGTAGTGGTATGACGACCAATCATGACGTGAAAATCAGTAAAGATTTGGAAGGTGATATTCGTCATGAACACGTGTTGATTGTAGAGGATATTATTGATACTGGTTATACCTTGCAAAAAGTGCGTGAGATCTTGTTATTACGAGATCCGGCGTCGTTGGCAATTTGTACCTTATTAGATAAACCTTCTCGCCGCGAAGTGGAAGTGCCAGTGGATTGGGTAGGATTTACCATTCCTGATGAATTTGTGGTGGGATATGGAATTGATTATGCTCAGCGCCATCGCAATTTAGGTTATATCGGAAAAGTGATTTTACAGGAATAA
- the pmbA gene encoding protein PmbA encodes METQQNSTALLKQQEQELREAVSYAVEIAINAGASAEVAVTKVSGLSVSARLQEVENVEFNNDGALGISVYVGQQKGNASTSDLSPAAIKSAVESALAIAKYTSPDNCAGLADRELMAFEAPDLDLYHPAEVDVDQAIKLALETEKAALDYDEKIVNSEGAAFNSHTGVRVYGNSYGMLQSYLSSRYSLSCSVIAGKDEQLERDYEYTISRDVKCLESGSRVGQHCAEKTLARLQPQKMATQEVPVVFLNDVATGIISHLAAAISGGSLYRKSSFLLDHLGKQILPDWFAISERPHLIGRLASSPFDSEGVRTVSREIIEQGVLQTYLLTSYSGKKLGMPSTGHAGGIHNWLVKPNLSGGLTALLREMGTGLLVTDLMGQGVNLVTGDYSRGASGFWVENGEIQYPVAEITIAGELKTMFNQIVAVSDDIEHRSNIQTGSILLENIKVSGN; translated from the coding sequence ATGGAAACTCAACAAAATAGTACCGCACTTTTAAAGCAGCAAGAACAAGAATTGCGTGAAGCTGTGAGTTATGCGGTTGAGATCGCAATAAATGCTGGAGCATCGGCAGAAGTGGCGGTGACGAAAGTGAGTGGTTTATCGGTCTCGGCGCGTTTGCAAGAGGTGGAGAATGTCGAGTTTAATAATGATGGTGCCTTGGGGATTTCAGTGTATGTTGGGCAGCAAAAAGGCAACGCTTCAACCTCGGATTTAAGCCCGGCGGCGATTAAAAGTGCGGTGGAGTCGGCATTAGCGATTGCTAAATATACTTCGCCGGATAATTGCGCAGGATTGGCTGATCGTGAATTGATGGCGTTTGAGGCGCCGGATTTGGATTTATATCATCCGGCGGAAGTGGATGTAGATCAGGCGATAAAACTTGCTTTGGAAACGGAAAAAGCCGCGTTAGATTATGATGAAAAAATTGTTAATAGCGAAGGCGCGGCATTTAATTCTCATACCGGTGTTCGGGTTTATGGCAATAGTTATGGAATGTTACAAAGTTATTTGTCCAGTCGCTATTCGCTTTCTTGCTCTGTGATCGCGGGTAAAGATGAGCAACTGGAACGCGATTATGAATATACGATTTCACGTGATGTTAAGTGTTTGGAAAGCGGAAGTCGGGTCGGGCAACATTGTGCTGAGAAAACGTTAGCGCGTTTGCAACCGCAAAAAATGGCGACGCAAGAAGTGCCGGTGGTGTTTTTAAATGATGTGGCAACGGGCATTATTAGTCATTTAGCAGCAGCAATTAGCGGCGGCAGCTTGTATCGTAAGTCGAGTTTTTTATTAGATCATTTGGGTAAACAAATTTTACCGGATTGGTTTGCGATTAGTGAACGTCCGCATTTAATCGGGCGGTTGGCATCGTCGCCTTTCGATAGTGAGGGTGTACGTACGGTGTCGCGTGAGATTATTGAGCAGGGAGTATTGCAAACTTATTTATTGACCAGTTATAGCGGTAAAAAACTAGGAATGCCAAGCACGGGACATGCTGGCGGGATCCACAATTGGCTGGTGAAGCCAAATTTAAGCGGTGGATTGACCGCACTTTTACGTGAAATGGGAACTGGTTTATTAGTGACGGATTTGATGGGGCAAGGGGTAAATTTGGTAACCGGCGATTATTCACGCGGTGCGAGTGGTTTTTGGGTAGAAAACGGGGAAATTCAATATCCGGTTGCCGAGATTACCATTGCGGGAGAATTAAAAACCATGTTTAATCAAATTGTGGCAGTGAGTGATGATATTGAGCATCGTTCAAATATTCAAACTGGGTCTATTTTGCTGGAAAACATAAAAGTTTCGGGTAATTAA